A portion of the Treponema rectale genome contains these proteins:
- the lepB gene encoding signal peptidase I, translating to MKQNIYDYSFEMSRQRKHNITVALIVSVSVFIFLNIVVNFILFPVLVRSDSMSEEISANSVVFVTPLTRTPERGDVVLVKRLDGKKLSAGENVLNLVFSFFTAQTFAPFGHSSRATGKESIRRVLALPGDTIYMKDYVLYVKPAGQSQFLSEFEVSDGDYSILSFSVPAEWDCIGSNPQMEETVLKENEYFVLADNRVEAVDSRSYGPITADKIGGKVVLEYFPLSRFKAF from the coding sequence ATGAAACAGAATATTTATGATTACTCTTTTGAAATGAGCCGTCAGCGTAAACATAACATTACTGTTGCCCTGATTGTTTCAGTTTCAGTTTTTATATTTCTGAATATCGTCGTTAATTTTATCCTTTTTCCTGTACTTGTACGTTCTGATTCAATGTCGGAGGAAATTTCTGCAAACAGTGTCGTATTTGTAACTCCCCTGACCAGAACTCCAGAGCGGGGGGACGTTGTTTTAGTGAAGAGGCTTGACGGAAAAAAACTTTCTGCCGGAGAAAACGTCCTTAATCTCGTGTTCAGTTTTTTTACGGCACAGACTTTTGCTCCCTTCGGTCATTCTTCAAGAGCTACCGGAAAAGAAAGTATCCGCCGTGTTCTTGCTCTGCCGGGGGATACAATCTACATGAAGGATTATGTGCTTTATGTAAAGCCGGCCGGTCAGAGTCAGTTTTTAAGTGAATTTGAGGTTTCTGACGGAGATTACAGTATTCTGAGTTTTTCTGTTCCTGCGGAATGGGACTGCATAGGTTCAAATCCCCAGATGGAAGAAACAGTCCTTAAGGAAAATGAATATTTTGTGCTTGCTGATAACCGGGTTGAGGCAGTGGATTCAAGAAGTTATGGTCCAATAACTGCTGATAAAATCGGTGGAAAAGTCGTACTTGAATATTTTCCGTTAAGCAGATTCAAGGCTTTTTAG
- the hemW gene encoding radical SAM family heme chaperone HemW yields the protein MKEALLYVHVPFCTSKCDYCDFYSVPVCGKPVDPSYVQALLKEETYWRQRYSVSSWKTLYIGGGTPALMPAELTVRLVEGLLCGSQGVPEEITIEVNPEVLTEEKILAYKKCGINRLSMGIQSMNEKALKSVNRHCSAESIKKALSLIDRYWEGKLNLDLIAGLPGQSDAEFEDSVRKTAAFGADHISLYTLTLEEGTPLYKKTAGGTAFDYDRADSQWFAGRDILEEAGYAQYEVSNFAKKNCQGIHNTGYWQQQDYAGLGCSACGTFYDFSSESDVRGIRWSNTRNIDAYVKFWNDFNFNRKETFLPEFIPPVSERELLDSSTSEFEFLMMGLRTLRGVSEKLYEERYSDVEPWHGNLRKRLESVDKIKISGSESERYFHFDRDGLLFLNSALESLL from the coding sequence ATGAAGGAAGCTCTTCTTTACGTTCACGTTCCTTTTTGTACGTCAAAATGTGATTACTGTGATTTTTACAGTGTTCCGGTTTGCGGAAAACCTGTTGATCCTTCCTATGTTCAGGCCCTGCTTAAGGAAGAAACTTACTGGCGGCAGAGGTATTCTGTCTCATCCTGGAAAACTTTGTATATCGGCGGTGGAACTCCTGCACTGATGCCGGCAGAACTTACGGTTCGTCTGGTAGAAGGGCTTTTGTGCGGCAGTCAGGGAGTGCCGGAAGAGATAACCATAGAAGTAAATCCTGAAGTACTGACGGAAGAAAAAATTCTTGCCTATAAGAAATGCGGAATAAACCGGCTCAGCATGGGAATTCAGTCTATGAATGAAAAGGCCCTGAAATCCGTAAACCGTCATTGTTCTGCTGAAAGCATAAAAAAGGCCCTTTCCCTTATAGACAGGTATTGGGAAGGAAAGCTTAACCTTGATCTGATTGCAGGACTTCCCGGACAGTCGGATGCAGAATTTGAAGATTCCGTACGTAAAACGGCAGCTTTCGGGGCTGACCACATATCTTTGTATACCCTTACTCTGGAAGAGGGAACTCCATTGTATAAAAAAACGGCCGGTGGAACCGCTTTTGATTATGACAGGGCGGATTCTCAATGGTTTGCAGGCCGGGACATTCTTGAAGAAGCGGGTTATGCTCAGTATGAGGTTTCAAATTTTGCTAAAAAAAACTGCCAGGGCATTCACAATACGGGATACTGGCAGCAGCAGGATTATGCCGGGCTTGGATGCAGTGCCTGCGGTACTTTTTATGATTTTTCATCAGAGTCTGATGTCCGTGGAATCCGGTGGAGCAATACAAGAAATATTGATGCATACGTAAAATTCTGGAATGATTTCAATTTTAATAGAAAAGAAACCTTTCTGCCTGAGTTTATTCCTCCCGTAAGCGAAAGGGAACTTCTTGATTCTTCTACGTCGGAGTTTGAGTTTTTAATGATGGGACTTCGTACTTTAAGGGGAGTCAGTGAAAAACTTTACGAAGAAAGATATTCTGATGTTGAGCCATGGCATGGAAATTTAAGGAAACGTCTTGAGTCTGTGGATAAAATAAAAATAAGCGGCAGTGAATCTGAAAGGTATTTTCATTTTGACAGGGACGGACTTTTGTTTTTAAATTCTGCACTGGAATCCCTGTTATAA
- the dxs gene encoding 1-deoxy-D-xylulose-5-phosphate synthase: protein MILQSIHSPGDLKKLDDASLTLLASQMRECIISTVSENGGHLASNLGVVELSIALHRVFDSPKDAIVWDVSHQCYPHKILTGRYGEFSTIRKEGGISGFTRIKESPHDYFDAGHASSSISSALGLLASWKLQGRDDKVVAVIGDGALTGGMAFEALSHAGQLSQNLIVVVNDNQMSISPNTGSLSRYLSRLTTGAAYQKFRRRIDHAIDRIPYFNRHIGKFIYRIKRALKGFFLTNNLFVDLGFEYAGPLDGHNIRELEKTFRRVKKIPRPVVVHVVTKKGKGYSPAENNPSAFHGIGPFNISDGSVEKFNALSFTECFSNYIVRLGEKDSRICAITAAMSKGTGLDAFSRKFKDRFFDVGIAEEHAVTFAGGLAAGNLIPFVAIYSTFMQRSVDQIIEDIALQNRHVIMVMDRAGAVPGDGETHQGIFDISLLRCIPDITFMTVVSSADMKLCLDYAVFSCSGPVCLRWSKNSCPSETPAFSVPVVSGRGILVEASEISPSLEVSVKDSRKKPKKVLLVCTGSMYGETLVAARNLLMNGIYCSIYVLRFLKPFDGEYFASAASDYDCAVIIEDGVRIGSFAEYLDMYIHKDPVLKKIKTSVLAFPDEFLANGEREYILKQAGLSPECITEAVFKLVR, encoded by the coding sequence GTGATTCTTCAGTCCATACATTCTCCCGGTGATCTTAAAAAACTTGATGATGCAAGTCTTACTCTGCTTGCCTCACAGATGAGGGAGTGTATCATTTCTACAGTGTCTGAAAACGGCGGTCATCTCGCAAGCAATCTTGGTGTTGTGGAACTTTCCATAGCGCTGCACAGGGTTTTTGACAGTCCTAAGGATGCAATAGTGTGGGATGTAAGCCATCAGTGTTATCCTCATAAAATTTTGACCGGACGTTACGGAGAATTTTCTACAATCAGAAAAGAAGGCGGAATTTCAGGCTTTACCCGCATAAAGGAAAGTCCTCATGATTATTTTGATGCCGGACATGCATCTTCTTCAATTTCATCTGCACTGGGACTTCTTGCTTCCTGGAAACTGCAGGGGCGTGACGATAAGGTTGTTGCCGTTATAGGAGACGGCGCCCTGACAGGAGGAATGGCTTTTGAAGCTTTGAGTCATGCCGGACAGCTCAGTCAGAATCTCATCGTAGTTGTAAATGATAATCAGATGTCCATAAGCCCTAATACAGGTTCCCTTTCCAGATATCTTTCCAGACTGACGACAGGGGCTGCCTATCAGAAGTTCAGGCGCCGTATTGACCATGCAATAGACAGAATTCCGTATTTCAACCGGCATATCGGAAAATTTATATACAGAATTAAAAGGGCCTTAAAGGGCTTTTTCCTTACAAATAATCTTTTTGTTGATCTTGGATTTGAATATGCGGGACCTCTGGACGGCCATAATATCAGGGAACTGGAGAAAACCTTCAGAAGGGTAAAGAAGATTCCCCGCCCGGTTGTAGTTCATGTTGTTACAAAAAAAGGTAAGGGATATTCACCTGCAGAAAACAATCCTTCTGCTTTTCATGGAATAGGTCCGTTTAATATAAGTGATGGCTCTGTAGAAAAATTTAATGCCCTTAGTTTTACGGAGTGTTTTAGTAATTATATCGTTCGCCTTGGAGAAAAGGACAGTCGTATATGTGCAATTACAGCTGCCATGTCAAAGGGAACCGGTCTTGATGCATTTTCAAGAAAGTTTAAGGACAGATTTTTTGACGTTGGAATTGCCGAGGAGCATGCAGTAACTTTTGCGGGTGGCCTTGCTGCCGGAAACCTTATTCCTTTTGTAGCTATATATTCCACATTCATGCAGCGTTCCGTGGATCAGATTATAGAAGACATAGCCCTTCAGAACCGTCATGTAATCATGGTAATGGACAGGGCCGGTGCAGTTCCCGGTGACGGAGAAACTCATCAGGGAATTTTTGATATTTCACTTTTGCGCTGCATTCCTGACATAACGTTCATGACCGTGGTCAGTTCTGCGGATATGAAACTTTGTCTGGATTATGCGGTTTTCTCCTGTTCAGGACCTGTCTGCCTCCGATGGAGTAAGAACTCCTGTCCGTCTGAAACACCAGCCTTTTCTGTTCCGGTTGTGTCCGGAAGGGGTATTTTGGTTGAGGCTTCTGAAATTTCTCCTTCTCTTGAGGTGTCTGTAAAAGACAGCCGGAAAAAGCCGAAGAAGGTTCTTCTTGTATGTACTGGAAGCATGTATGGAGAAACTCTTGTTGCGGCAAGAAATCTGCTTATGAACGGCATATACTGCAGCATTTATGTACTCCGCTTTCTTAAACCTTTTGACGGAGAATACTTTGCCTCTGCAGCTTCAGATTATGACTGTGCGGTAATTATAGAAGACGGCGTAAGAATAGGAAGTTTTGCGGAATATCTTGATATGTATATTCATAAAGATCCTGTTCTGAAAAAAATAAAGACATCCGTTCTGGCTTTTCCTGATGAATTTCTTGCAAACGGAGAGCGGGAGTATATTTTGAAGCAGGCGGGACTTTCTCCTGAATGTATTACGGAAGCAGTTTTTAAACTTGTGAGGTAA
- the folP gene encoding dihydropteroate synthase, translating to MKNYGLELSGRTITAKRDVFIMGIVNCTGDSFYSESRGGAERAFKLEQEGADIIDLGAESTRPGADYVSAEEEIKRLVPVIREIRKKSSIPISIDTRKKSVMEAAFNEGADMLNDVSALEDDEEMASFAAEKGIPVFLMHKRGIPSDMQNDTSYEDVFAEVDSYLRSRADYAVSKGISPSKIIVDPGIGFGKDLEANKCLTARCGQLCGGKYPVLMALSRKSYIGAITGRQTEDRLYGTIACNILSILSGASFVRVHDVAPCADVLAVLKSFRESGLL from the coding sequence TTGAAAAATTATGGACTTGAACTGTCCGGCAGGACTATAACAGCAAAAAGAGATGTTTTTATTATGGGAATAGTAAACTGTACCGGTGACAGTTTTTATTCAGAAAGCAGGGGTGGAGCAGAAAGGGCTTTTAAGCTTGAGCAGGAAGGTGCGGACATAATAGATCTGGGGGCAGAATCTACAAGACCCGGAGCTGATTATGTCAGTGCGGAAGAAGAGATAAAAAGACTGGTTCCTGTTATACGGGAAATACGAAAGAAAAGCAGCATTCCCATTTCAATAGATACCCGGAAAAAATCAGTGATGGAAGCAGCCTTTAACGAGGGGGCAGACATGCTGAATGATGTATCTGCTCTTGAAGATGATGAGGAGATGGCTTCTTTTGCAGCAGAAAAGGGAATTCCTGTATTTTTGATGCATAAAAGGGGAATTCCTTCTGACATGCAGAATGATACATCCTATGAAGACGTTTTTGCTGAAGTGGATTCTTATCTGCGTTCCAGGGCAGATTATGCCGTGTCAAAAGGAATTTCTCCCTCAAAGATAATAGTGGATCCGGGAATAGGATTTGGAAAGGACCTTGAAGCCAATAAATGTCTTACCGCCAGGTGCGGACAGTTATGCGGCGGTAAATATCCGGTGCTGATGGCTCTGTCCAGAAAAAGCTATATCGGTGCGATTACCGGCAGACAGACGGAAGACAGGCTTTACGGAACGATTGCCTGCAATATTCTCAGTATTCTTTCCGGGGCTTCATTTGTAAGGGTGCATGATGTTGCGCCTTGCGCTGATGTGCTGGCAGTGTTAAAATCATTTAGGGAATCCGGACTTTTATGA